The following nucleotide sequence is from Coffea eugenioides isolate CCC68of chromosome 3, Ceug_1.0, whole genome shotgun sequence.
AACTCTCTAGAGAAGAATTCCATCCACAATGAGTCACAAAGCATCCCACAGAAGGGTGTGACAAAACCTCCACTTGTGAACACCAAGAAACTATCAGTCCTTGCTTTTCCAACTCATCTTTACAGCTTAACTTTTCCTCCAATTTCTCACCCTTGGGAGACTTCCTAATCACCCACAAAAATGGCTTCTTGCTTTGCAGCAACCCTTGAGCAATTTCCTCTAGCTGTTTTAATGGTAAATCTGAAAAACTCCCAAATGCTACATAAACAACAGATGCACCGTTCTTGGAATTCAGCCACTCGGCACAATCTTTCGTTTCCTGAAGCAAGTCCCCACCAAACGAAGAATCCCTTCCATCTAAGAAAGCTGAAGGAATCAAAGGTCCAACAGCTACCAGCTTCAACTTCACAGCAGCCTTGAGAGTCTCAGATTCCAAAGCATCAAACGTATTTACGAGAACTGTTGGCGTTTCTTCCTCTTGGAGTAGTTCAAAATGTTTATTAATCGCTGGCAAAGCAAAACTGTAGACATCAGGATTTGAAGCCAGAAAAAATGAGGGGAGATCTCGGCTAGCTAGTGTCGGTAATCCAGGTAATTTAATTGTTTTACTGCTAGAAATATCTCCAATAATTTCCGCACAGCCATTGAAGAAACAATAGTAGATTTGGAAAACAGCTGCTGGCTGTATCCAAAGAAGAGTTGATGGAATCTGAAGTTGACGAGCAACTTGACCAACCCAAGACATAAGTATGGTGTAGACCACATGAGTGATTGGATGGCCCTCGTTGCTCTGAGCCATGATGAGTTCTTTCAGGGTTTGGGAGCCTCGAGTTACTGCAGAGGTCATATATCGTCCAAAATCAACGTTGGGGTTCCAGCCATGATCATAACCATCAGAAAAGGCAACAATGCTTAACTTTTCTGGTAATGAATCTGAAGCTTTGTTCATGCAGTTGATTGCACCAAGACTGGTTGAAAATGTTGTTTTAACGCCTAGTTTTGCTAGGCGTTTCGCGAATTGGAGGGTAGGATTGATATGGCCTTGGGCTGGAAATGTTACGATCAGGAAATGGCATTTCTCCATTgctgggattttttttttttttggggcggGGGCGTGACGGTGGGGGATTGGGGGAAGCTCGGAGCTATGTAGTGGTGTTATAGtgtgttgaaaaagaaagattGGTTGTTTGTGTGTTTAATGCAATCTTGTTAGACCCGA
It contains:
- the LOC113766048 gene encoding crocetin glucosyltransferase, chloroplastic-like, with the protein product MEKCHFLIVTFPAQGHINPTLQFAKRLAKLGVKTTFSTSLGAINCMNKASDSLPEKLSIVAFSDGYDHGWNPNVDFGRYMTSAVTRGSQTLKELIMAQSNEGHPITHVVYTILMSWVGQVARQLQIPSTLLWIQPAAVFQIYYCFFNGCAEIIGDISSSKTIKLPGLPTLASRDLPSFFLASNPDVYSFALPAINKHFELLQEEETPTVLVNTFDALESETLKAAVKLKLVAVGPLIPSAFLDGRDSSFGGDLLQETKDCAEWLNSKNGASVVYVAFGSFSDLPLKQLEEIAQGLLQSKKPFLWVIRKSPKGEKLEEKLSCKDELEKQGLIVSWCSQVEVLSHPSVGCFVTHCGWNSSLESLASGVPVVAIPLWTDQTTNAKFIQDVWKTGIRPMANEEGTVEADEIRRSLEIVMDGGVRGEEMRKTAKKWRELAVEAAKDGGSSSLNVKAFVDEVAAGVSTE